The genome window CTTTTAAGAATTTCTAAATACAAAACCGACAGCGTTAAATCTCTTCTTGATTATGCTTTATCTGAAGCAATCAACCTTACTGAAAGTAAAATAGGATATATCTACTATTATGATGAGCATAAAAAAGAGTTTATTTTAAATACATGGTCGAATGAAGTTATGAAAGAGTGTTCTATTACAGAACCTGAAACTGTGTACCACCTTGATAAAACAGGGGCATGGGGTGAAGCTGTAAGGCAGAAAAAAGCAATTATCATAAATGATTTTGAATCTCCAAACCCCTTAAAAAAAGGTTATCCCCAAGGTCATGCACATCTTTATAGATTTCTGACTGTTCCTGTTATTATACAAGAGAGCATTCAGGCGGTTATTGGAGCTGCAAATAAGGAGTATGATTATGATGACTCTGATATCCGCCAGCTTATTCTGCTTATGGATTCAGTATGGAATATTGCAGAGCGGAAACGAGTTGAAGAAAATTTAAAAAAGGCAAAAGAAGCTGCTGAATCAGCCAATCTTGCAAAATCTCAATTTCTTGCAAACATGAGCCACGAGATAAGAACTCCTANNNNNNNNNNNNNNNNNNNNNNNNNNNNNNNNNNNNNNNNNNNNNAGGAATATGTTGATATGCTATCTGTCTCTTCTGAAATATTGTTGTCGCTTATAGAAGATGTGTTGGATTTTTCAAAAATCGAAGCTGGTAAGATTGAATTAGAGCATGTTGACTTTAATCTAAAAACCATGATTTCCAAATTAGCTGACATGATGAAAATAAAAGCCTCTGAAAAAGGGCTTATTCTTGATTTTGCTATATCCTCTGACGTACCTGTTTTTGTCAAAGGAGATGTTACAAGGCTGCGTCAAGTACTTCTTAATCTGCTTAATAATGCTGTTAAATTTACTGAAAAAGGTAAAATAGATATTAGAGTAAGAGTAGATTCAGAAAATTATCCAGATGATAACTTGCCAGATGATAACTTGAAAGATAATCTAAACACCTTAAATAATTCAAACAAACTAAATAATCTAAATAAAGGACTTTTAGAACAA of Desulfobacterales bacterium contains these proteins:
- a CDS encoding response regulator, with product MEEYKEKKTILIIDDNPMNLSVLTETLKIRNFDFMVARNGESGIRKAIQGKPDFILLDIYMPEMDGFDVCQKLKQNPLTSDIPIIFITADSDPSDKIKGFKMGAIDYITKPFQTEEVLARINRHLEIHTLKKQLEKQNIQIKLQNEQLENEIAVRRKAEKYMKKNEARLQSLLRISKYKTDSVKSLLDYALSEAINLTESKIGYIYYYDEHKKEFILNTWSNEVMKECSITEPETVYHLDKTGAWGEAVRQKKAIIINDFESPNPLKKGYPQGHAHLYRFLTVPVIIQESIQAVIGAANKEYDYDDSDIRQLILLMDSVWNIAERKRVEENLKKAKEAAESANLAKSQFLANMSHEIRTP